In the Phaseolus vulgaris cultivar G19833 chromosome 7, P. vulgaris v2.0, whole genome shotgun sequence genome, one interval contains:
- the LOC137829346 gene encoding uncharacterized protein, which yields MEVWGSVVDCDIVEAFEDRVNALRVVCSPWPIFVDYVMDTWLCPHKEKIFKAWIDKVMHLGNTTSNRVEAAHWSLKRVLHNSMGDLCFCWDSINKMIILQHNAIKASFQKSLHVVGHRFKVTAYKKLLGFVSKYALNFISEELDRVKLVGFDKSSFEDIATEQSSYELSIDKEFEVIAKRFKELDVAGKVNIKSKLQDIAFPEKTSIYAPDHKVKTKGVVKMSRPTKFMRSTKRVPSYFEHVDFLHSQHDSCASKKSNEESLPEIVPAKGIPFLDQFLVGYHPYIVDVVDVKADGHCGYRVVAAQLGIGEESWAVVRMNLLKELSEWRQKYVQLFGGDDRYEYLKKSLLVEHMSMAGTDKWMTISDMGYVIANRYNVILVSLSMLQSLSIFPLRTQAPSNFRHHRIIAIGHVHENHFVQVKLKDGCPIPPTDILWASHRYPAAQTWSTYYTSRIQVYTQLMSIRRYL from the exons ATGGAAGTGTGGGGATCTGTTGTGGATTGTGATATTGTTGAGGCCTTTGAAGATCGTGTCAATGCTCTTCGAGTTGTCTGTTCTCCATGGCCTATATTTGTTGATTATGTGATGGATACATGGTTATGTCcacataaagaaaaaatttTCAAGGCATGGATAGATAAGGTGATGCACTTAGGAAACACAACAAGTAACAGAGTTGAGGCGGCACACTGGAGCCTAAAGAGAGTTCTTCATAATTCGATGGGGGATTTATGTTTCTGCTGGGATTCCATCAATAAGATGATTATTTTACAACATAATGCAATCAAAGCTTCATTCCAAAAGAGTTTGCATGTGGTTGGACATCGGTTTAAGGTTACAGCTTACAAAAAGTTGTTAGGTTTTGTGTCTAAATATGCTTTGAACTTTATTTCGGAAGAGCTTGATAGGGTTAAATTAGTGGGGTTTGATAAAAGTAG CTTTGAAGACATTGCAACTGAACAATCTTCATATGAGTTGTCAATTGATAAAGAGTTTGAGGTCATCGCGAAGCGGTTTAAAGAGTTGGATGTTGCAGGTAAGGTTAACATCAAAAGTAAATTGCAGGATATTGCCTTTCCAGAGAAGACATCTATTTACGCACCAGATCATAAGGTGAAAACAAAAGGTGTTGTAAAGATGTCTCGTCCTACCAAATTCATGAGATCAACTAAGCGAGTCCCTTCTTATTTTGAACATGTGGATTTCTTACACTCACAACATGATAGTTGTGCGAGCAAAAAATCTAATGAAGAAAGCTTACCAGAAATCGTACCAGCAAAAGGTATTCCTTTCCTTGATCAGTTCCTTGTAGGGTATCATCCATATATTGTTGATGTTGTTGACGTTAAGGCTGATGGCCATTGTGGCTACCGTGTTGTTGCTGCCCAATTGGGAATAGGAGAGGAGTCATGGGCTGTTGTTCGAatgaatttgttaaaagaacTAAGTGAATGGAGACAAAAATATGTTCAACTCTTTGGTGGTGATGATAGATATGAATACTTGAAGAAGTCACTTCTAGTGGAACACATGTCTATG GCAGGAACAGATAAGTGGATGACAATTTCAGACATGGGATATGTTATTGCAAATCGGTATAATGTTATTCTTGTTTCTTTGTCCATGTTACAATCATTGAGTATTTTTCCTTTAAGAACCCAAGCACCAAGTAACTTCCGTCATCACCGAATCATTGCAATTGGACATGTCCACGAAAATCATTTTGTGCAG GTCAAGCTCAAAGATGGTTGTCCAATTCCACCTACGGATATATTGTGGGCATCACATCGTTATCCGGCGGCCCAAACTTGGTCAACATACTACACTAGCCGGATACAAGTTTATACCCAACTAATGTCCATTAGACGATATTTGTAA
- the LOC137829575 gene encoding DNA topoisomerase 6 subunit A: protein MADNNKRRRKDPIGDELPFKNKLKSDALILETLKNFSTASSSSSVSQTLTLQDLTLPFRCREVADLSLSSVQSNIESLILKIAHSIISGQGFSFDVPSRSATNQLYVAELDRIVLKEKSSQRPFANISTVRKSAITARIIQLIHQLCLKGIHVTKRDLFYTDVKLFQDQIQSDAVLDDVSCMLGCTRSSLNVVAAEKGVVVGRLIFSDNGDMIDCTKMGMGGKAIPPNIDRVGDMQSDALFILLVEKDAAYMRLAEDRFYNRFPCIIVTAKGQPDVATRLFLRKMKTELKLPVLALVDSDPYGLKILSVYGCGSKNMSYDSANLTTPDIKWLGVRPSDLDKYKIPEQCRLPMTEQDIKTGKDMLEEDFVKKNPGWVEELTLMVKTKQKAEIQALSTFGFQYLSEVYLPLKLQQKDWL from the exons ATGGCAGACAACAACAAACGCCGGCGAAAGGATCCAATCGGCGACGAGCTGCCCTTCAAGAACAAGCTGAAATCCGACGCATTGATTCTCGAAACCCTAAAAAACTTCTCCACCGCATCCTCGTCCTCCTCAGTCTCCCAAACCCTAACACTCCAGGACCTGACACTCCCGTTCCGGTGCCGCGAGGTGGCGGACCTGTCCCTCTCCTCGGTGCAGTCCAACATTGAGTCCCTCATCCTGAAGATCGCGCACTCCATCATCTCGGGCCAGGGCTTCTCCTTTGACGTGCCGTCGCGCTCCGCCACCAACCAGCTCTACGTGGCGGAGCTGGACCGCATCGTGCTGAAGGAAAAGTCCTCCCAACGCCCCTTCGCCAACATATCTACCGTGCGCAAGTCCGCCATCACCGCCCGCATCATTCAGCTCATTCACCAGCTCTGCCTCAAAGGCATCCACGTCACCAAGCGTGACCTCTTCTACACCGACGTCAAACTCTTTCAAGACCAG ATCCAATCCGATGCTGTTCTGGATGATGTTTCGTGCATGCTGGGATGCACTAGGTCCAGCCTCAACGTTGTAGCTGCAGAGAAAGGGGTGGTGGTTGGGAGGTTGATTTTCAGTGACAATGGGGATATGATTGATTGCACTAAAATGGGGATGGGAGGGAAGGCAATTCCACCGAATATTGATCGAGTTGGGGATATGCAGAGCGATGCTTTGTTCATTCTGTTGGTGGAGAAGGATGCTGCTTATATGAGGTTGGCTGAGGATAGGTTCTACAACCGCTTTCCTTGTATAATTGTAACTGCAAAGGGCCAGCCAGATGTTGCCACTAGGCTGTTCTTGAGGAAGATGAAGACAGAGTTGAAGCTTCCGGTGCTGGCTCTGGTTGACAGTGATCCTTACGGGTTGAAGATTCTGTCGGTTTATGGGTGTGGGTCAAAGAACATGTCCTATGACAGTGCCAACTTGACCACCCCTGATATCAAGTGGCTTGGGGTTAGGCCTAGTGATTTGGACAAGTACAAGATACCTGAGCAATGTAGGTTGCCAATGACGGAGCAGGATATTAAGACTGGGAAGGACATGCTGGAGGAGGATTTTGTCAAGAAGAATCCAGGTTGGGTTGAGGAATTGACTTTGATGGTCAAAACTAAGCAGAAGGCTGAAATACAGGCTTTAAGTACCTTCGGTTTTCAATATCTTTCAGAAGTTTATTTGCCCTTGAAGTTGCAGCAGAAGGACTGGCTGTAA
- the LOC137829347 gene encoding protein MAIN-LIKE 1-like, translating into MTITLDDVSNLLHLPIVGQFYTQETLDSDSATDLLVESLRVDRALASEETRHCRGAHVRLSWLRDVYGDACSRRQWTVAARAYLLHLVGCTIFADKSATSVSVFYLGFFVDLRLTGGYSWAAAALTHMYEQLGDCSYANTKQLAGYATLLQGWIYEHFPSIGMRRMQALYSEDQPRCRLYDAEKGTSIVVVRSQLDTLTPTSIRFCPYNEHREERPFEWISLFRGYLRLGNWTQLHMPERVLRQYGYTQIIPRNPSVLGHGHPDTNEMDRRWLHFNDYVMTMP; encoded by the coding sequence ATGACCATCACTCTTGATGATGTGTCAAATTTGTTGCATTTACCCATTGTCGGTCAATTTTACACGCAGGAAACCTTAGATTCAGACTCGGCAACTGATTTATTGGTAGAATCCCTTCGTGTTGATCGTGCACTTGCATCTGAAGAAACAAGACACTGTCGGGGAGCTCATGTGCGCTTGAGTTGGCTAAGAGATGTGTATGGAGACGCATGCTCAAGGAGGCAGTGGACTGTGGCTGCCAGAGCATACTTACTTCACCTTGTCGGTTGCACTATTTTTGCGGACAAGAGTGCTACATCAGTTAGTGTCTTTTATCTTGGATTTTTTGTTGATTTGAGGCTTACCGGGGGATATTCTTGGGCAGCAGCTGCCCTAACTCACATGTATGAGCAGCTAGGAGATTGTAGTTATGCAAACACTAAGCAACTAGCTGGTTATGCGACATTGCTGCAGGGGTGGATTTATGAGCACTTCCCGTCTATAGGGATGAGACGTATGCAAGCATTGTATTCTGAAGACCAACCTCGGTGTAGGTTGTATGATGCTGAAAAAGGTACTTCAATTGTTGTTGTCCGATCACAGTTGGATACATTGACACCAACTTCCATTCGATTTTGTCCATACAACGAGCATAGGGAAGAACGTCCATTCGAGTGGATTTCCTTATTCCGTGGTTATTTGAGGCTTGGAAATTGGACACAGTTGCACATGCCAGAACGTGTTCTGCGTCAGTATGGCTATACACAGATCATCCCTCGCAACCCATCTGTACTTGGACATGGTCATCCGGATACAAATGAAATGGACCGTCGATGGTTACATTTCAATGATTATGTCATGACTATGCCATAG
- the LOC137829577 gene encoding zinc finger CCCH domain-containing protein 11, with translation MPPKQSKADLAKKQKVVEDKTFGLKNKNKSKNVQKYVQNLKQSVQPRVDPAKVDAKKKKEEEKAKEKELNDLFKIAVTQPKVPVGVDPKSILCEFFKVGQCAKGFKCKFSHDLNVQRKGEKIDIYSDKRDEDTMEDWDQETLEKVVESKKDDYNHNKPTDIVCKHFLDAVEKKQYGWFWVCPNGGRNCHYRHALPPGYVLKSQMKALLEEEANKISIEEDIENQRAKVKTTTPMTPDLFYEWKKKKIEERDANLAAQQAERAKNDRMSGRELFLSNASLFVDDAEAYEKYQREPDNDQTEQNGNGNAAQDGPSTSAGADSEALDDIDDDEDELDLDELNELEASLAKTSIQIKETGAEA, from the exons ATGCCGCCGAAGCAGTCCAAAGCTGATTTAGCGAAGAAGCAGAAGGTTGTAGAGGACAAAACCTTCGGTCTCAAGAACAAAAATAAGAGCAAAAATGTTCAGAAGTATGTCCAGAACCTTAAGCAATCAGTGCAGCCCAGGGTCGATCCCGCCAAAGTCGATGCCAAG AAAAAGAAGGAGGAAGAGAAGGCCAAGGAGAAGGAACTAAATGATTTGTTCAAAATCGCTGTTACTCAGCCTAAAGTGCCAGTTG GTGTTGATCCCAAGTCTATATTGTGTGAGTTTTTTAAAGTGGGGCAGTGTGCCAAAGGCTTCAAGTGCAAGTTTTCGCATGATTTGAATGTTCAGAGGAAAGGGGAAAAGATTGATATTTACAGTGATAAGCGTGACGAGG ACACAATGGAGGACTGGGATCAAGAGACCTTGGAGAAGGTGGTGGAGTCGAAGAAAGATGACTATAATCATAATAAACCAACTGACATT GTATGCAAACACTTTTTGGATGCGGTAGAGAAGAAGCAATATGGTTGGTTTTGGGTCTGCCCCAATGGTGGTAGGAATTGCCATTATAGACATGCTCTTCCACCTGGTTATGTTTTGAAATCCCAAATGAAGGCTTTGTTAGAGGAAGAAGCTAACAAGATATCAATCGAGGAGGATATTGAAAATCAG CGTGCCAAAGTGAAAACTACGACTCCTATGACTCCTGATTTATTctatgaatggaagaagaagaagatagaAGAAAGAGATGCCAATTTAGCTGCACAGCAAGCAGAGAGGGCTAAGAATGACCGTATGAG TGGTCGGGAGCTATTTTTGTCAAATGCTAGCTTGTTTGTGGACGATGCAGAAGCATATGAAAAATACCAGAGAGAGCCAGATAATGATCAAACTGAACAGAAT GGTAATGGGAACGCTGCTCAAGATGGTCCAAGCACCTCAGCTGGTGCTGATAGTGAAGCTCTTGATGACATAGATGATGATGAGGACGAGTTGGACTTGGATGAGTTAAATGAATTGGAAGCAAGCTTAGCCAAGACATCAATCCAAATAAAGGAAACGGGAGCTGAAGCCTAG